In Patulibacter sp. SYSU D01012, a single window of DNA contains:
- a CDS encoding acetyl-CoA carboxylase biotin carboxylase subunit, whose translation MFEKILVANRGEIAIRIMRACEELGIKTVAVYSELDRDALHVQRADEAYLLGPAEASASYLNVDRIVEVVRESGADAVHPGYGFLSENAAFVQRLETEGITFIGPPASAIDAMGSKTKARELMQKAGVPIVPGTTEPVETYEDALRIAKDEIGFPVAVKAASGGGGKGFRVALTEDKLKDAFEGASREGEKFFSDGTVYLERYLPRPRHVEIQVLADTHGNVIHLGERDCSIQRRHQKLIEEAPAPPWVVDEELRQRIGKIGIDAAKAVNYVGAGTIEGMLQDGEYFFLEMNTRVQVEHCVTEAVTGIDIVKQGIKAAAGYELDYKQEDVVLRGHAIEARINAESAPMNFAPTPGAIGEYLEPSGPGVRVDSGVGAGGVVSPQYDPMVAKLIVWDVDREQATQRMLRALSEYKIEGLTTLIPFHQTIFATENWAKASTCSELLEDKDWLKSTAPAEPVVPIDQDDDETVTREYAVEVSGRKFDVKVHGEAFGPVGTVAAGAVGGNGAGAGAGKKKRSERKKSGGGGADDLPSPIQGNMWKVVAHEGQEVAEGDLICIIEAMKMENEITAHKSGVITTLAAKEGEPINTGDLIATIKAADAAAE comes from the coding sequence ATGTTCGAGAAGATCCTGGTCGCCAACCGCGGGGAGATCGCCATCCGCATCATGCGGGCGTGCGAGGAGCTCGGGATCAAGACCGTCGCCGTCTACTCCGAGCTCGACCGGGACGCGCTGCACGTCCAGCGCGCCGACGAGGCCTACCTGCTGGGCCCCGCCGAGGCGTCCGCGAGCTACCTCAACGTCGACCGCATCGTCGAGGTCGTCCGGGAGTCGGGCGCGGACGCGGTGCATCCCGGCTACGGCTTCCTCTCCGAGAACGCGGCGTTCGTGCAGCGCCTCGAGACGGAGGGCATCACCTTCATCGGCCCGCCCGCGTCCGCCATCGACGCGATGGGCTCCAAGACGAAGGCCCGCGAGCTGATGCAGAAGGCCGGCGTGCCGATCGTGCCCGGCACGACCGAGCCGGTCGAGACGTACGAGGACGCGCTGCGCATCGCGAAGGACGAGATCGGCTTCCCCGTCGCGGTGAAGGCAGCGTCCGGCGGCGGCGGCAAGGGCTTCCGCGTCGCGCTGACCGAGGACAAGCTCAAGGACGCCTTCGAGGGCGCGTCCCGCGAGGGCGAGAAGTTCTTCTCGGACGGCACGGTCTACCTGGAGCGCTACCTGCCGCGCCCGCGCCACGTCGAGATCCAGGTGCTGGCCGACACGCACGGCAACGTGATCCACCTGGGCGAGCGCGACTGCTCGATCCAGCGCCGGCACCAGAAGCTGATCGAGGAGGCGCCCGCCCCGCCGTGGGTCGTCGACGAGGAGCTGCGCCAGAGGATCGGCAAGATCGGCATCGACGCCGCCAAGGCCGTCAACTACGTCGGCGCAGGCACGATCGAGGGCATGCTCCAGGACGGGGAGTACTTCTTCCTCGAGATGAACACGCGCGTGCAGGTCGAGCACTGCGTGACCGAGGCCGTCACCGGCATCGACATCGTCAAGCAGGGCATCAAGGCCGCCGCCGGCTACGAGCTGGACTACAAGCAGGAGGACGTCGTCCTGCGCGGCCACGCCATCGAGGCCCGCATCAACGCGGAGTCCGCCCCGATGAACTTCGCCCCGACCCCGGGCGCGATCGGCGAGTACCTGGAGCCGTCGGGCCCCGGCGTGCGCGTCGACTCGGGCGTCGGCGCCGGCGGCGTCGTCTCGCCGCAGTACGACCCGATGGTCGCCAAGCTCATCGTCTGGGACGTCGACCGCGAGCAGGCCACGCAGCGCATGCTCCGGGCCCTCTCCGAGTACAAGATCGAGGGCCTGACGACCCTGATCCCGTTCCACCAGACGATCTTCGCCACGGAGAACTGGGCGAAGGCGTCCACGTGCTCCGAGCTGCTCGAGGACAAGGACTGGCTCAAGTCGACCGCGCCGGCCGAGCCCGTCGTCCCGATCGACCAGGACGACGACGAGACCGTCACCCGCGAGTACGCGGTCGAGGTCTCCGGGCGCAAGTTCGACGTCAAGGTCCACGGCGAGGCGTTCGGCCCGGTGGGCACGGTCGCGGCGGGGGCCGTCGGCGGCAACGGCGCCGGGGCCGGCGCCGGCAAGAAGAAGCGCTCGGAGCGGAAGAAGTCGGGCGGCGGCGGCGCCGACGACCTGCCCTCGCCGATCCAGGGCAACATGTGGAAGGTCGTCGCCCACGAGGGGCAGGAGGTCGCCGAGGGCGACCTGATCTGCATCATCGAGGCGATGAAGATGGAGAACGAGATCACCGCCCACAAGTCCGGCGTGATCACGACGCTCGCCGCCAAGGAGGGCGAGCCCATCAACACCGGCGACCTGATCGCGACGATCAAGGCCGCCGACGCCGCGGCCGAGTAG
- a CDS encoding SDR family NAD(P)-dependent oxidoreductase, with product MTAAALPVPFWLDGRVALVTGAGSADGIGFACARHLAAMGAAVAVAGRGARIHDRAAELVAAGADASAHAADLTDPAAAGALVAAVRERHGRVDVLVNNAGMTAVGDPGVTAPLVALDDAGWRDALDRNLSSAFYVTRAAVPGMLDAGFGRVVNVASVSGPLLAYAGDAGYHAAKAGMVGLTRALAVEVAGRGVTANAVAPGWIATPSSTPHELRMGAATPLGRPGRPDEVASAVAMLATPEASYTTGQVVVVDGGNAIMDERG from the coding sequence ATGACCGCCGCCGCCCTGCCCGTCCCCTTCTGGCTCGACGGGCGGGTGGCGCTGGTGACGGGGGCGGGCAGCGCGGACGGCATCGGCTTCGCCTGCGCGCGCCACCTGGCGGCGATGGGCGCCGCCGTCGCCGTCGCGGGCCGCGGCGCGCGCATCCACGACCGCGCCGCCGAGCTCGTCGCCGCCGGCGCGGACGCCAGCGCGCACGCCGCCGACCTGACGGATCCCGCCGCGGCCGGGGCGCTCGTCGCCGCGGTCCGCGAGCGCCACGGGCGCGTGGACGTGCTCGTCAACAACGCGGGGATGACGGCGGTCGGCGACCCCGGCGTGACCGCCCCGCTCGTCGCGCTGGACGACGCCGGCTGGCGGGACGCGCTGGACCGCAACCTCTCCAGCGCGTTCTACGTGACCCGCGCAGCCGTGCCCGGGATGCTGGACGCGGGCTTCGGCCGGGTGGTCAACGTCGCCTCCGTGTCCGGCCCGCTGCTGGCCTACGCGGGCGACGCCGGCTACCACGCCGCGAAGGCCGGCATGGTCGGCCTGACGCGGGCCCTGGCGGTCGAGGTCGCCGGGCGCGGCGTGACGGCCAACGCGGTGGCCCCCGGCTGGATCGCCACCCCGTCGTCGACGCCGCACGAGCTGCGGATGGGCGCGGCGACGCCCCTGGGCCGGCCCGGCCGCCCGGACGAGGTGGCGTCGGCCGTCGCGATGCTCGCCACGCCGGAGGCGTCGTACACCACGGGCCAGGTCGTGGTCGTCGACGGCGGCAACGCCATCATGGACGAGCGCGGCTGA
- a CDS encoding VOC family protein produces MKIDGIHHISTMTADGRAATEFATGVLGLRLAAKTVNQDAPDMYHLFFTDEDAQPGSDLTMFEARGLPKGRAGAGMVHRIGYRVASSEALDFWEQRLQRYGLESRRQAGTLVFADPEGLGFELVVDDSGDEPLVARHPQIPAEVALRGFSGVRMFSRQPDLSDRVLTQVLGAREAAGPTPLDGETTEQVLGHYELRSDRRGGTVTIDRAPADRPLQGAGTVHHVAFGIREADYEAWLPHVEEVGLRTSGLVDRHYFHSIYFREPGGVLYELATDEPGFEARNPREDWGVKTILPPWLEEHRGAIEANLQPIPHPREEWDPAFLAGATA; encoded by the coding sequence ATGAAGATCGACGGCATCCACCACATCTCCACCATGACGGCCGACGGGCGCGCGGCCACGGAGTTCGCGACCGGCGTCCTGGGCCTGCGCCTGGCCGCGAAGACGGTCAACCAGGACGCGCCCGACATGTACCACCTGTTCTTCACGGACGAGGACGCGCAGCCCGGGTCGGACCTGACGATGTTCGAGGCCCGCGGTCTGCCGAAGGGCCGCGCCGGGGCCGGCATGGTGCACCGCATCGGCTACCGCGTGGCGAGCTCCGAGGCGCTCGACTTCTGGGAGCAGCGGCTGCAGCGGTACGGGCTGGAGAGCCGCCGGCAGGCCGGCACGCTGGTCTTCGCCGACCCCGAGGGGCTGGGCTTCGAGCTCGTCGTCGACGACTCGGGCGACGAGCCGCTCGTCGCGCGGCACCCGCAGATCCCGGCCGAGGTCGCGCTGCGCGGCTTCTCGGGCGTGCGGATGTTCAGCCGGCAGCCGGACCTGTCCGACCGCGTGCTCACGCAGGTCCTCGGCGCCCGCGAGGCCGCCGGGCCCACGCCGCTCGACGGCGAGACGACCGAGCAGGTCCTCGGCCACTACGAGCTGCGCTCAGACCGCCGCGGCGGCACGGTGACGATCGACCGCGCGCCCGCCGACCGGCCGCTCCAGGGCGCCGGCACGGTGCACCACGTGGCGTTCGGCATCCGCGAGGCCGATTACGAGGCGTGGCTGCCGCACGTCGAGGAGGTCGGCCTGCGCACCTCGGGCCTCGTCGACCGCCACTACTTCCACTCGATCTACTTCCGCGAGCCCGGCGGGGTGCTCTACGAGCTCGCGACCGACGAGCCCGGCTTCGAGGCCCGCAACCCGCGAGAGGACTGGGGCGTCAAGACGATCCTGCCCCCGTGGCTGGAGGAGCACCGCGGCGCGATCGAGGCGAACCTGCAGCCGATCCCCCACCCGCGCGAGGAGTGGGACCCGGCCTTCCTGGCCGGCGCGACGGCGTAG